In Anaerolineales bacterium, the following proteins share a genomic window:
- a CDS encoding DUF2442 domain-containing protein, with protein sequence MTTLAIDIRMASVQNVTVTEDSLTVDLSDGRTVSVPLTWFPRLLHGTPEERKNWRLIGDGEGIHWHDLDEDISVENLILGKPSGESQKSFKKWLDSRKQV encoded by the coding sequence ATGACTACTTTAGCGATTGATATTCGGATGGCTTCGGTGCAAAATGTGACCGTCACCGAGGATTCGCTCACTGTAGATTTGAGCGACGGGCGCACGGTTTCCGTGCCGCTTACATGGTTTCCGCGCCTCTTGCACGGGACCCCCGAAGAACGCAAGAATTGGCGGCTAATCGGCGACGGGGAAGGGATTCATTGGCACGATCTGGACGAAGATATCAGCGTTGAAAACCTGATCCTCGGTAAACCATCGGGCGAAAGTCAGAAATCGTTCAAGAAGTGGCTGGATAGTCGAAAGCAAGTCTAG
- a CDS encoding DUF4160 domain-containing protein has product MPTIWEEGPYRFFFYSGDREEPPYVHVEHEKNKAKFWLDPVRLQNSGRFNRSELNRIQKIIQANQAMLLEKWDDYFSD; this is encoded by the coding sequence ATGCCCACCATTTGGGAAGAAGGACCCTATCGATTCTTTTTCTACTCTGGCGACCGCGAAGAACCGCCGTATGTTCATGTCGAGCATGAAAAGAACAAGGCAAAATTCTGGCTAGACCCTGTCCGCCTGCAAAATAGCGGCAGGTTCAATCGAAGTGAACTGAACCGCATACAAAAAATCATTCAGGCGAATCAGGCAATGCTGTTGGAGAAATGGGATGACTACTTTAGCGATTGA
- a CDS encoding multidrug efflux SMR transporter, translated as MQTYLLLFFAILAEVIGTVSLKLSNGFTKLIPSAVVVIGYGASFYLLSLALKAMPIGVAYAIWSGVGLILTVIAGMIVWRETLDWARVIGIVLILVGIVFINVISKSPAH; from the coding sequence ATGCAAACCTACCTCCTCCTCTTCTTCGCCATCCTCGCCGAGGTGATCGGCACCGTCTCCTTGAAACTCTCGAACGGATTCACCAAATTGATTCCCAGCGCCGTCGTGGTGATCGGATATGGCGCCTCGTTCTACCTGTTGTCGCTGGCGTTGAAAGCGATGCCCATCGGCGTGGCGTATGCGATCTGGTCGGGCGTGGGGCTGATTCTCACGGTCATCGCAGGGATGATCGTCTGGCGCGAGACGTTGGATTGGGCGCGCGTCATCGGGATTGTCCTGATTCTTGTGGGAATCGTTTTCATCAACGTAATCTCAAAATCCCCCGCGCATTGA
- a CDS encoding FAD-dependent monooxygenase, with protein sequence MTSNKKILISGAGISGLTLAYWLKKHGFSPTVVEKRPNLNNKGYMIDFYGSGYDVAEKMGLLDQLVEKSSQYPVKKLEFVDNQGKPRASLNIDKFRELLDHRYAPLLRGDLETVIYESMKETVPVRFGLSISDLTIHENNVDVTFDNGQKETYDLVIGADGIHSNVRKLLWGDESQFNHFLGFYVSCSVIDNFLGRQDTFYGHFEPNMQATIFSFGKDQLTVFFAFRAEKRKIGGREEQIEMLAERLEHSGWIVPQLLDATKRSNDFFFDAVAQIQLDEWHKGRVALVGDACQCLTLLAGQGASMGMAGAYLLADELHKANGDYRTAFPAYQTKLKPEIEKRQKEARGLAGSFVPRNKFEIGLSHFFLNAAFLPGFSSLFKKQIGSRSIIK encoded by the coding sequence ATGACATCGAACAAAAAAATCTTAATCAGCGGGGCAGGCATCTCGGGGTTGACGCTGGCATATTGGTTGAAGAAACATGGCTTCTCACCGACCGTCGTCGAGAAGCGACCCAACTTGAACAACAAAGGCTACATGATTGACTTCTACGGGTCGGGCTACGACGTTGCCGAAAAGATGGGCTTGCTAGACCAGCTTGTCGAAAAGTCGAGTCAATACCCCGTGAAAAAATTGGAGTTTGTGGACAACCAAGGAAAACCCCGCGCCTCGCTCAACATCGATAAGTTCAGAGAACTTCTGGATCACCGATATGCCCCTCTCTTGCGGGGGGATTTGGAAACGGTTATTTACGAATCAATGAAGGAGACTGTGCCTGTCCGCTTTGGGTTGAGCATCTCCGATTTGACCATTCACGAGAATAACGTTGACGTGACGTTTGATAATGGGCAGAAAGAAACGTACGATCTGGTCATCGGCGCGGATGGGATTCATTCCAATGTGCGTAAACTGCTCTGGGGAGACGAAAGCCAGTTCAATCACTTTCTCGGGTTTTATGTGTCTTGCAGCGTCATTGATAATTTTCTGGGAAGGCAGGATACATTCTATGGGCATTTCGAGCCGAATATGCAGGCTACGATCTTCTCGTTTGGCAAAGATCAATTAACGGTTTTCTTTGCATTCAGAGCCGAGAAGCGAAAGATCGGCGGGCGCGAGGAGCAAATCGAAATGCTTGCCGAAAGGCTTGAACATTCAGGCTGGATCGTCCCTCAATTGCTGGATGCTACAAAACGTTCCAATGATTTCTTCTTCGACGCGGTCGCGCAGATTCAATTGGATGAATGGCACAAGGGACGCGTCGCCCTCGTGGGAGACGCCTGCCAATGTCTAACGCTTCTCGCGGGACAAGGCGCCTCGATGGGCATGGCAGGCGCGTACCTGCTTGCAGACGAATTACACAAAGCGAACGGCGACTACAGAACCGCTTTCCCCGCGTACCAAACCAAACTCAAGCCAGAGATCGAGAAAAGGCAAAAAGAGGCACGCGGATTGGCTGGGTCGTTTGTGCCAAGGAATAAATTCGAGATCGGTTTGAGTCACTTCTTTTTGAACGCCGCGTTCCTGCCAGGCTTCAGTTCGCTGTTCAAGAAGCAGATCGGCTCGAGGAGCATTATCAAGTAA
- a CDS encoding HAD-IB family phosphatase — protein MIVISDMMGTLTTGSPFLGLVDWVKHNQSKTRARFYFAKAMPAYMLAKAGLIDWQEWGQKLMVESLAYIKNADEAKLAHASEWVVEHNLWKKRREDSVARLVKHRADGARVYIASSSVEPFVKPFAQRIGADVIGTPVKIVDGRVILAGELVASRKKIEQVLSRLAVERVDFAYGDTEQDIPLLEHADHPVAVYPDKKLKAVALERGWEIIGDTPKY, from the coding sequence ATGATCGTCATTTCAGACATGATGGGGACGTTGACCACTGGCTCGCCGTTTTTGGGGTTGGTGGATTGGGTCAAACATAATCAGAGCAAAACGCGCGCGAGATTTTATTTCGCTAAAGCCATGCCCGCGTACATGCTGGCTAAAGCGGGTCTGATCGATTGGCAGGAGTGGGGACAAAAGTTGATGGTCGAGAGTCTCGCCTACATCAAAAACGCCGACGAGGCAAAACTGGCGCACGCCTCGGAATGGGTCGTGGAGCACAACCTGTGGAAGAAACGCCGCGAAGATTCAGTGGCGCGGCTCGTCAAACATCGCGCGGACGGCGCGCGGGTCTACATCGCCAGCAGTTCGGTCGAGCCGTTCGTCAAGCCGTTCGCCCAGCGGATCGGCGCGGACGTGATCGGGACTCCCGTCAAAATCGTGGACGGACGCGTCATCCTTGCGGGAGAGCTGGTCGCCAGTAGGAAAAAGATCGAACAAGTCTTGAGCCGTCTCGCCGTCGAACGCGTCGACTTCGCCTACGGCGACACCGAACAGGACATCCCTCTGCTCGAACATGCGGATCATCCTGTGGCGGTGTATCCCGATAAGAAATTGAAAGCCGTCGCCCTCGAACGCGGCTGGGAGATCATCGGAGATACGCCGAAATATTAA
- the rsmI gene encoding 16S rRNA (cytidine(1402)-2'-O)-methyltransferase — protein MGTLYLVATPIGNLEDMSPRALRILHEASLIAAEDTRHTGQLLKHFEIVTPLTSYFEHNKIGKLDFILDKLSSGDVALVSDAGMPAINDPGYELVRAALASGFDVRPVPGPSAPVAALAVSGLPTDSFLYLGYLPHKKTERRKFVGQIGNLSYTLILLESPHRIVESLEDILSTLGNRRICVAREMTKMFEEYWRGTVSGAVEHFKSKEARGEFTLVVEGKTNEERSVWSEEEMLKAIRKESKGEKSAKEISAALSERSGWNKKEVYRLVSQKGKSHVA, from the coding sequence ATGGGTACGTTGTATCTCGTCGCCACACCGATCGGCAATCTCGAAGACATGTCGCCGCGCGCGCTACGCATTTTGCATGAGGCGAGTCTCATCGCGGCGGAGGACACGCGTCACACGGGTCAACTGCTCAAGCATTTCGAGATCGTCACGCCGCTCACGAGTTATTTTGAACACAACAAAATCGGCAAATTGGATTTCATCCTCGACAAACTTTCCAGCGGGGATGTGGCGCTGGTTTCGGATGCGGGTATGCCCGCGATCAACGACCCTGGCTACGAACTCGTCCGTGCCGCGCTCGCTTCAGGCTTTGACGTTCGACCTGTCCCAGGACCCTCAGCCCCCGTCGCCGCCCTAGCAGTTTCAGGCTTGCCGACAGATTCGTTCCTCTATCTCGGTTATCTTCCGCACAAAAAAACAGAGCGACGTAAATTTGTAGGACAAATTGGCAATTTGTCCTACACGTTGATTCTTCTTGAATCGCCCCACCGCATTGTCGAATCGCTCGAAGATATTTTGTCCACGCTCGGCAACCGTCGCATCTGTGTAGCGCGTGAAATGACCAAGATGTTCGAGGAATATTGGCGCGGCACGGTCAGCGGGGCGGTGGAGCATTTCAAATCGAAAGAGGCGAGGGGCGAGTTTACGTTGGTGGTGGAAGGAAAAACGAACGAGGAAAGAAGCGTGTGGTCGGAAGAGGAAATGTTGAAAGCGATTCGAAAAGAGTCGAAGGGCGAGAAATCTGCCAAGGAGATATCAGCCGCACTGTCGGAGCGAAGCGGGTGGAATAAAAAGGAAGTCTATCGACTCGTCAGTCAAAAAGGAAAAAGCCATGTCGCTTGA
- a CDS encoding nucleotidyltransferase family protein: MDKIKIRVPREQLREFCRKNHIKKLAFFGSVLRDDFGPHSDVDVLIEFETGKTPGFAFYDLQEELKELFDRDVDLHTFKGVETSRNPYRRKAILESAQVYYVA, translated from the coding sequence ATGGACAAGATCAAGATACGGGTTCCACGAGAGCAGTTGAGGGAGTTCTGCCGAAAAAACCATATCAAGAAACTGGCGTTTTTTGGTTCGGTTTTACGCGACGATTTCGGTCCACACAGCGATGTGGATGTGCTGATTGAATTCGAAACAGGCAAAACGCCTGGTTTTGCTTTCTACGACCTTCAGGAAGAGTTGAAGGAATTGTTCGATCGGGACGTAGATTTGCATACATTCAAAGGCGTTGAGACAAGCAGGAATCCCTACCGCCGTAAGGCAATCCTTGAATCTGCTCAGGTTTATTATGTCGCGTGA
- a CDS encoding DUF86 domain-containing protein — protein sequence MSRDDAYVYDMLESAQAILGYMAGKTWEEFSKDALLQDAVVRRLEIIGEAAGRVSAETQKKYSYIPWMAMRGTRNRVIHGYDNVQLDIIWDIVQDDLPGLINELQKIIPAS from the coding sequence ATGTCGCGTGACGATGCTTACGTGTATGATATGCTGGAATCGGCGCAAGCCATCCTTGGCTATATGGCGGGGAAAACATGGGAGGAGTTTTCAAAGGATGCCCTTTTGCAAGACGCGGTTGTTCGACGGCTTGAAATTATTGGAGAAGCGGCAGGCAGGGTCTCTGCTGAAACCCAGAAAAAATATTCCTATATTCCCTGGATGGCTATGAGGGGCACTCGGAATCGAGTTATTCATGGATACGATAACGTCCAGTTGGATATTATTTGGGATATCGTTCAGGATGACTTGCCAGGCCTGATAAACGAATTGCAAAAAATCATTCCCGCTTCCTAA
- a CDS encoding bifunctional phosphoglucose/phosphomannose isomerase, translating into MNLDDLERFKKLDTLNMLGEIDNLPDQLAYAYQLGMKHALPDWKNFRQVVIAGMGGSAIGADLLAAYCASLSLLPVSVHRDYALPRHARGEETLVVCSSHSGNTEETLDAFESARKAECRVIVVCTGGELAKRAKANNIPVWTFDHAGQPRAAVGFSFGLLLAMFERLGFVPIQAKEVEDAVASMKRSQQHLKADVPAVKNPAKRYAGQLMGRWVTFMGSGLLSVVARRWKGQINEVAKAGANFEFLPEADHNTLAGTKNPEETLNAHTMTLFLRAPSDHPRNRLRSDLTRKAFMLEGMNTDYIDARGNTPLAHMWTSILFGDYMAYYLAMGYGVDPTPIQALVEFKEAMKEAK; encoded by the coding sequence ATGAACCTCGACGATCTCGAACGCTTCAAAAAACTCGACACCCTCAACATGCTCGGCGAGATTGACAACCTCCCCGACCAACTCGCCTACGCCTACCAACTCGGCATGAAACACGCCTTGCCCGATTGGAAAAATTTTCGGCAGGTGGTCATCGCAGGCATGGGCGGATCCGCCATCGGCGCGGACTTGCTCGCCGCGTACTGCGCTTCTCTCTCCCTTTTGCCTGTCTCAGTCCATCGAGATTATGCCCTGCCTCGACATGCCCGCGGCGAAGAGACTCTCGTCGTCTGCTCGTCGCACTCAGGCAACACGGAAGAAACACTCGACGCGTTCGAGTCCGCTCGAAAGGCGGAATGCCGCGTGATCGTCGTCTGCACGGGCGGCGAATTGGCGAAGCGCGCAAAAGCCAACAACATCCCTGTCTGGACGTTCGATCACGCGGGTCAACCACGCGCCGCGGTGGGATTCTCGTTCGGGCTTTTGCTCGCCATGTTCGAACGACTCGGTTTCGTCCCGATTCAAGCCAAAGAGGTGGAAGACGCGGTCGCGTCCATGAAGCGGAGTCAACAACACTTGAAGGCTGATGTTCCCGCAGTGAAAAATCCCGCCAAACGTTACGCGGGTCAATTGATGGGGAGGTGGGTGACGTTCATGGGGTCGGGCTTGCTCAGCGTTGTGGCGCGCCGCTGGAAGGGACAGATCAACGAGGTGGCGAAAGCGGGCGCCAACTTCGAGTTCCTGCCCGAAGCCGATCACAACACGCTGGCTGGCACGAAAAACCCCGAAGAGACTCTCAACGCCCACACGATGACCCTCTTCCTGCGCGCCCCTTCCGACCATCCGCGCAATCGTTTACGCTCCGACCTCACTCGCAAAGCCTTTATGCTCGAAGGCATGAACACGGATTACATCGACGCGCGCGGCAACACCCCCCTCGCCCACATGTGGACTTCGATTTTATTCGGCGATTACATGGCATATTATCTCGCCATGGGCTACGGCGTTGATCCCACTCCGATTCAAGCGCTGGTCGAATTCAAAGAGGCAATGAAGGAAGCGAAGTAA
- a CDS encoding sulfotransferase domain-containing protein encodes MSLKSTIRQVIYQSEKLIQRFRFSSQPPDLPILLGISFPKSGTHLLDQILLGFSNVAPYAKRLHSFYAEYEGESGTKRVPEQALRWLDSLRPRDVASAHLFARPEAVARVASSQFIPYFIFRDPRDVVVSHVFYVTEMEKNHVHHAYYQSLPDFDARLKVSILGRPDADVEFPNIAERFAPYMDWLNHPEVLAIHFEDLIHDRAAALSRILDHFLARGPLQTPRELILDSLESAINPTKSPTFRSGKTGEWKKYFTDEHKKIFNEVAGDLLIRLGYEKNFDW; translated from the coding sequence ATGTCCCTCAAATCCACAATTCGACAAGTAATTTATCAATCTGAAAAACTAATTCAGCGCTTTCGATTTTCATCCCAGCCACCCGACCTCCCAATCCTCCTCGGAATTTCATTCCCCAAAAGCGGAACACATCTGCTCGATCAAATTTTGCTCGGCTTTTCAAACGTCGCGCCGTATGCCAAACGCCTGCATTCATTTTATGCCGAATACGAAGGCGAAAGCGGAACGAAGCGCGTGCCTGAGCAAGCCCTCCGCTGGCTCGACTCGCTTCGCCCGCGCGATGTCGCGTCGGCGCATCTCTTTGCGCGACCCGAAGCGGTTGCCCGCGTCGCTTCATCCCAGTTCATTCCGTATTTTATCTTCCGCGACCCGCGCGATGTGGTCGTCTCGCATGTTTTCTACGTCACCGAGATGGAAAAGAATCACGTCCATCACGCCTATTACCAGTCGCTTCCCGATTTCGACGCGCGACTGAAAGTCAGCATTCTCGGACGCCCCGATGCCGATGTGGAATTTCCCAACATCGCCGAACGCTTCGCTCCCTACATGGATTGGCTGAATCATCCCGAAGTATTGGCGATTCATTTTGAAGATTTGATCCATGACCGCGCGGCGGCGTTGTCTCGCATTTTGGATCATTTCCTCGCCCGCGGCCCGCTTCAAACGCCCCGCGAGCTGATTCTCGACTCCCTCGAATCCGCCATCAACCCGACAAAGTCTCCCACCTTCCGCTCGGGGAAGACGGGTGAATGGAAAAAATATTTCACCGACGAGCATAAAAAGATTTTCAATGAAGTCGCTGGCGATTTGTTGATAAGATTGGGATATGAAAAAAATTTCGATTGGTAG
- a CDS encoding glycosyltransferase family 39 protein, producing MKKISIGSDNMKPSKSFFTDTNILLLLGLALFLLHMFTNHQYGFHQDELVVMDNANNLDWGYIEYPPLTPFLDRIETTLFGFSLVSARTFAALAHSIVLVLAGLMARELGGKRAAQILAALVSAIAPIALIQGSLIQYVTFDFLWSVLIAYLLIRLLKSDNARGWLGIGAVIGLGMMTKYTMAFFAAGLAGGVLLTDARRYLRSKWLWGGVVISLLIFLPNLIWQIQHNFISLEFLSSIHARDVAIGRADDYLMEQFLLSSNPFTVLFWMAGLYYYFFTGAGKQFRAIGWMFVITFFIYLFTQGRSYYQAPAYPMLIAAGAVVWQGWTEKLSAVKTRLATGATWGLVGIGALVGGALSLPIAPINSSLWNVTSEVHDIFTEQIGWDEMVQTVAGIYADLPEDEKSRAGILAGENDEAAALNLLGGEYGLPKAISGGNTFYLRGYGNPPPETLIVVGFTQDAVDSLFADCVVTETVTNQYNVENDLRDSPNIYVCRNPRLPWDELWEKLKRYS from the coding sequence ATGAAAAAAATTTCGATTGGTAGCGACAACATGAAACCATCCAAATCATTCTTCACCGACACGAACATTCTGCTTTTGCTGGGGTTGGCTCTATTTCTCCTGCACATGTTCACCAATCATCAGTATGGATTCCATCAGGATGAATTAGTAGTGATGGACAATGCGAACAACCTCGATTGGGGCTATATCGAATATCCGCCGTTGACTCCGTTCCTCGACCGTATTGAAACGACCTTGTTCGGCTTTTCCCTCGTCAGCGCGCGGACGTTCGCCGCGCTGGCTCATTCGATCGTGCTGGTATTGGCGGGCTTGATGGCGCGCGAACTCGGCGGTAAGCGCGCGGCGCAAATCCTTGCCGCGCTGGTCTCTGCCATTGCGCCGATTGCCTTGATTCAAGGATCGTTGATTCAATATGTCACGTTCGACTTTCTGTGGTCGGTATTAATCGCCTACCTTCTTATCCGCTTGTTGAAATCGGACAATGCGCGCGGCTGGCTGGGAATCGGCGCGGTCATCGGTTTGGGGATGATGACCAAGTACACGATGGCTTTCTTTGCCGCAGGTCTGGCAGGAGGCGTGTTGCTGACCGATGCGCGGCGTTATTTGCGGAGCAAATGGCTGTGGGGCGGAGTTGTCATCTCGTTGTTGATTTTCCTTCCCAATCTGATTTGGCAGATCCAACATAACTTCATTTCGCTTGAATTTCTTTCGAGCATCCACGCGCGGGATGTGGCTATTGGTCGCGCTGACGATTATTTGATGGAACAATTCCTGCTTTCATCGAATCCGTTCACGGTTTTGTTTTGGATGGCGGGTTTGTATTACTATTTTTTCACGGGGGCTGGCAAGCAGTTTCGAGCCATTGGCTGGATGTTCGTCATCACGTTTTTCATTTATCTGTTCACACAGGGGCGTTCGTATTATCAAGCGCCTGCTTACCCGATGTTGATCGCCGCTGGCGCCGTCGTCTGGCAGGGGTGGACGGAAAAACTGTCGGCGGTGAAAACGCGTCTGGCGACTGGGGCAACCTGGGGGTTGGTCGGAATCGGGGCGCTCGTCGGTGGAGCGTTGTCTTTGCCGATCGCGCCGATTAATTCTTCGCTGTGGAATGTCACAAGCGAGGTCCACGATATTTTTACCGAGCAGATTGGCTGGGACGAAATGGTTCAAACGGTCGCGGGGATTTACGCTGATCTGCCCGAGGATGAAAAATCCCGCGCGGGAATCCTTGCGGGTGAAAACGATGAAGCCGCGGCGTTGAATTTGCTCGGCGGCGAATATGGTCTGCCCAAAGCGATCAGCGGAGGGAACACGTTTTATTTGCGCGGCTATGGAAACCCTCCACCTGAAACGTTGATCGTTGTCGGTTTTACTCAAGATGCTGTCGATTCGCTTTTTGCAGATTGTGTTGTGACAGAGACAGTGACAAATCAATACAACGTTGAAAACGACCTGCGCGATTCGCCGAATATTTACGTGTGTCGAAACCCACGCTTGCCGTGGGATGAGTTGTGGGAAAAGTTAAAACGATATTCATGA
- a CDS encoding glycosyltransferase family A protein produces MNCSIVIRAYNEEKHIGRLLEGIKQQTVKNVEIILVDSGSTDRTVSIAESFEARVVRIPSAEFTFGRSLNFGVRAATREFVVIASAHVYPVYPDWLESLLRPFEDGSIALTYGKQRGPESANFSEQQIFHQWYPDVSNFNQPTAFCNNANAAIRKSLWEKNPYDETLTGLEDLAWAKWAKEQGYKIAYVAEAEIVHVHNETPRGVFNRYRREAMALRRIYPEAHFNFYDFLRLTVSNIFSDLWHAARERKLLRNFASIFWFRFMQFHGTRMGHRETSLVTPQLRETFYYARGRKRKEENERDVKPIRYD; encoded by the coding sequence ATGAACTGTTCCATCGTCATCCGCGCGTACAACGAGGAGAAGCACATCGGGCGTTTGCTGGAGGGAATCAAACAACAGACGGTCAAAAATGTGGAGATCATCCTCGTCGATTCTGGCTCGACCGATAGGACAGTTTCGATTGCCGAGTCGTTCGAGGCGCGGGTTGTGCGGATTCCGTCGGCGGAGTTTACGTTTGGGAGGTCGCTCAACTTCGGGGTCCGCGCAGCGACGCGGGAATTTGTCGTCATCGCCAGCGCGCACGTGTATCCGGTCTATCCCGATTGGCTAGAGAGTTTGCTTCGTCCGTTTGAAGATGGAAGTATCGCGCTTACATACGGCAAACAGCGTGGACCTGAGTCGGCGAACTTTTCAGAGCAACAAATTTTTCACCAGTGGTATCCCGACGTAAGCAATTTCAATCAGCCGACTGCGTTTTGCAACAACGCCAATGCCGCGATACGCAAAAGTTTATGGGAGAAAAATCCATACGATGAAACGCTCACGGGGCTGGAAGATCTGGCGTGGGCGAAGTGGGCGAAGGAACAGGGATACAAAATCGCCTACGTCGCCGAAGCGGAGATCGTCCACGTCCACAACGAGACGCCGCGCGGCGTGTTCAACCGTTACCGCCGCGAAGCGATGGCGTTGAGGCGGATTTATCCCGAAGCGCATTTCAACTTTTATGATTTCCTGCGTTTGACGGTCTCCAACATTTTCAGCGACTTGTGGCATGCAGCGCGTGAACGAAAGCTGTTGAGGAATTTCGCTTCGATATTCTGGTTCCGCTTCATGCAGTTCCACGGCACCCGCATGGGTCACCGCGAGACGAGCCTGGTCACGCCGCAATTGCGAGAGACGTTTTATTATGCGAGGGGAAGAAAGAGGAAAGAGGAAAACGAGAGAGATGTGAAGCCGATTCGGTATGATTAG
- a CDS encoding nucleotidyltransferase domain-containing protein, translated as MEKITRKAISEFAQKAAKHFNPDKIILFGSYAYGKPNRDSDVDVLVIMPFKGRNPEKATEIWMATKPNFPIDIMVRKPAELKKRLKLGDVFLREIVEKGKVLYEAAHA; from the coding sequence ATGGAAAAGATAACCAGAAAAGCCATTTCCGAATTTGCGCAAAAAGCCGCCAAACATTTCAATCCTGATAAGATCATTTTGTTTGGTTCGTATGCTTATGGTAAACCTAATCGGGATTCCGATGTGGATGTTCTGGTGATCATGCCATTCAAGGGACGCAACCCCGAAAAGGCAACTGAAATTTGGATGGCCACCAAACCGAATTTTCCAATTGACATTATGGTTCGCAAACCTGCTGAATTGAAAAAACGCTTGAAGTTGGGCGATGTTTTCTTGCGCGAGATCGTGGAAAAAGGCAAAGTCCTCTATGAAGCCGCTCACGCGTGA
- a CDS encoding HEPN domain-containing protein, protein MKPLTREWVEKAENDWGSLNREVRARKNPNYDAACFFAQQCVEKYLKARLVEANIYFKKIHDLTYLLGLVNKVEPFWNSYEQDFRLLTDYAVEFRYPGASADLEIAKLARKVCKSFRATARQVLGLKQK, encoded by the coding sequence ATGAAGCCGCTCACGCGTGAGTGGGTTGAGAAGGCTGAGAATGATTGGGGGTCGCTGAACCGAGAGGTCCGAGCGCGTAAAAATCCGAATTATGATGCCGCATGTTTCTTCGCACAACAATGCGTGGAAAAATATCTCAAAGCGCGTCTCGTGGAAGCAAACATTTATTTCAAGAAAATTCACGATCTCACGTATTTGCTGGGTCTGGTCAATAAGGTGGAACCGTTTTGGAATTCGTACGAACAGGATTTTCGACTGTTGACGGATTACGCGGTCGAGTTTCGGTATCCCGGCGCGTCAGCCGATTTGGAAATTGCAAAACTGGCACGAAAAGTATGCAAAAGTTTTCGAGCCACTGCTCGTCAAGTTCTTGGGCTGAAACAAAAATAA
- the fdhD gene encoding formate dehydrogenase accessory sulfurtransferase FdhD: protein MSRFSNKKRSVWKIDKNRLTRKKDTLATEEPLEILLRAGDEQKTLAITMRTPGNDYDLAAGFMFSEGIARGKDDFSGMTYCVDDKQQEYNSLRVQLTADSLPHLHQFERNFLANSACGVCGATLLDDLSQRNIPAIPSGPVVNSSLITSLPDKLRQAQDLFESTGGLHAAALFDLDGNLLAVREDVGRHNALDKLIGWGVMNDQLPFHNRILMVSGRASYELLQKSYVAGAPIFCAVSAPSSLAVEVAERFGITLIGFLRGNCFNVYTGIERVKTLEHALSN, encoded by the coding sequence ATGTCGAGATTTAGCAACAAAAAACGTTCCGTGTGGAAGATCGATAAAAACCGCCTCACGCGCAAAAAGGATACGCTCGCCACCGAAGAACCGTTGGAGATCTTGTTGCGCGCGGGCGACGAGCAAAAAACGCTCGCCATCACCATGCGTACGCCGGGCAACGACTACGACCTCGCGGCGGGATTCATGTTCAGCGAGGGGATCGCTCGCGGCAAAGACGATTTCAGCGGCATGACCTACTGCGTGGACGACAAGCAACAGGAATACAACTCGCTTCGCGTCCAACTGACGGCTGATTCACTGCCTCACCTTCATCAATTCGAACGGAATTTTCTCGCCAACAGCGCCTGCGGCGTGTGCGGCGCGACCTTGTTGGACGATCTGAGCCAAAGAAACATTCCCGCCATCCCCAGCGGACCCGTCGTCAATTCTTCGCTGATCACCTCCCTGCCCGATAAACTTCGCCAAGCGCAAGACCTCTTCGAATCCACGGGCGGGCTCCACGCCGCCGCGCTCTTCGACCTCGACGGAAATTTGCTTGCCGTCCGTGAAGACGTGGGTCGCCACAACGCACTCGATAAATTGATCGGCTGGGGCGTGATGAACGATCAACTGCCATTTCACAACCGAATCCTCATGGTCAGCGGACGCGCCAGTTACGAACTACTGCAAAAAAGTTATGTCGCGGGAGCGCCGATCTTCTGCGCCGTCTCTGCGCCGAGCAGTCTGGCGGTGGAAGTCGCCGAGCGGTTCGGCATTACCTTGATCGGCTTCCTGAGAGGAAATTGTTTCAACGTGTACACGGGGATTGAACGTGTCAAAACACTGGAACATGCGCTGTCGAATTGA